A window of the Mucilaginibacter sp. cycad4 genome harbors these coding sequences:
- a CDS encoding TraG family conjugative transposon ATPase encodes MGIDIEKILPLTKVENGTILSAHGDITVGYQVILPEIFTLSDRDYEAYHQAWVKAIRLLPQGSIFHKQDWFMESNFKANFEKAGKSFLSRSSERFFNERECLEHHCYVFLTQKPKDRKLGSSAYSNLLRKSIVPQQTISPVLFKDFLDCAGQFERILKDSGFATLTRLTDDDLAGTMEKAGMIERYCFLSTPDKQPLIQDIHIKDEIRIGANHCELYTLSDVEDLPALCGSRINYDKYSTDRTKFSIGFASPLGQLLNCNHILNQYIFIEDSQKTIKRLEAKKLRLQSLSGYSRENAISRGAVNDFLNEAIGQQRLPVKAHFNVLAWSDDAGKLKDIKNLVSSAMAQMDATAKKETDGAPQIWFAGLPGNEADFPMNETFDTFVEQATCFFNLETNYRDSVSPFGIRLGDRLTGKPVHVDISDEPMRLGWTTNRSKFTIGPSGSGKSFWTNHLLRSYFEQGAHIVVMDIGHSYRGLCELAGGYYFTYSEQNPIKFNPFHLADGDTLDTEKKESIKTLLLALWKKDDEPYRRSEYVAISNALTGYYKHLEQFPDIFPCFNTFYEYLMEEYMQVLEDGKVKERDFDIANFLYVLNPYYRGGEFDYLLNATENLDLLHERFIVFEIDALKDHPILFPVCVLVIMSMIINKMRKLPGIRKVVLIEECWKAIAKEGMAEYIRYLYKTMRKFYGEPIVVTQEVEDIISSPVVKQAIINNSDCKILLDQSKYQNKFDAIQELLGLTEKEKAMILSMNKSNDPRRKYKEVFISLGQYAKVYRTEVSLEEYLAYTTEESEKVKVHQYAAKYGSIQKGIAMLAMDMRTKN; translated from the coding sequence ATGGGAATTGATATAGAAAAAATTTTGCCGCTGACCAAAGTGGAGAACGGCACCATCTTATCCGCGCACGGCGACATCACGGTAGGTTATCAGGTCATCTTGCCGGAGATATTTACGCTATCAGACCGCGATTACGAAGCTTATCATCAGGCTTGGGTTAAAGCAATCCGCCTGCTTCCGCAAGGCAGCATCTTTCACAAACAGGATTGGTTTATGGAAAGCAACTTCAAGGCCAACTTTGAAAAGGCAGGTAAAAGTTTCCTTTCACGTTCAAGCGAACGTTTCTTTAATGAACGCGAATGCCTGGAGCACCATTGCTACGTGTTCCTGACACAAAAGCCAAAGGACCGAAAGTTAGGCTCATCAGCTTACAGTAACCTGCTCCGTAAGAGCATCGTACCACAGCAAACCATCAGTCCGGTACTGTTCAAAGATTTTCTGGATTGCGCGGGCCAATTCGAGCGGATACTTAAAGACAGTGGTTTCGCGACGTTAACCCGCTTAACCGATGATGATCTGGCAGGCACAATGGAAAAAGCAGGCATGATCGAACGCTATTGCTTTCTGTCAACGCCTGATAAGCAGCCGCTTATTCAGGACATACATATCAAGGATGAGATCAGGATAGGCGCGAACCATTGTGAGCTTTATACCTTATCGGATGTGGAAGACCTACCGGCCTTATGCGGAAGCCGTATCAATTATGACAAGTACAGCACCGACCGTACCAAATTCAGTATCGGCTTCGCTTCACCATTGGGCCAACTACTGAATTGCAACCACATTCTCAACCAATACATATTCATCGAGGATAGTCAAAAAACCATCAAGCGTTTGGAAGCAAAAAAGCTTCGGTTACAATCGTTATCCGGTTATTCCCGCGAGAACGCCATTAGCCGGGGTGCGGTCAACGACTTTTTGAACGAGGCCATCGGCCAGCAGCGCTTACCTGTTAAAGCTCATTTCAACGTATTGGCATGGTCGGACGATGCGGGTAAACTTAAAGATATCAAAAATTTAGTAAGCTCGGCAATGGCGCAGATGGATGCAACCGCAAAAAAAGAGACGGACGGCGCGCCGCAAATATGGTTCGCGGGCTTGCCCGGTAATGAAGCGGACTTTCCTATGAATGAAACGTTCGATACATTCGTCGAACAAGCCACCTGCTTTTTTAACCTCGAAACCAACTACCGTGACAGCGTTAGCCCGTTCGGTATTCGTTTAGGCGATCGCTTAACCGGAAAGCCGGTGCATGTGGATATCAGCGACGAGCCAATGCGGTTAGGCTGGACAACCAATCGCTCGAAGTTTACTATAGGTCCGTCAGGTTCGGGTAAGAGTTTTTGGACAAATCATCTGTTACGTTCCTATTTTGAACAGGGTGCCCACATCGTCGTCATGGATATCGGTCACAGCTACCGGGGCCTTTGCGAATTGGCTGGCGGCTACTATTTCACTTATTCGGAACAAAACCCAATCAAGTTTAACCCGTTCCATCTTGCCGATGGTGATACGCTGGACACCGAGAAAAAAGAAAGCATTAAAACGTTATTGCTGGCACTCTGGAAAAAAGACGATGAGCCTTACCGCAGGTCGGAGTACGTAGCGATCTCCAACGCCTTGACCGGCTATTACAAGCACCTGGAGCAATTCCCTGATATTTTTCCATGCTTTAATACGTTCTATGAATACCTTATGGAAGAATACATGCAGGTGTTAGAGGACGGCAAGGTTAAAGAACGTGATTTCGATATTGCCAACTTTTTGTATGTGCTAAATCCGTATTACCGGGGCGGTGAGTTTGATTACTTACTGAATGCGACCGAGAATCTTGACCTGCTCCACGAGCGCTTCATAGTGTTCGAAATTGATGCGCTGAAAGACCATCCTATTTTGTTTCCAGTATGCGTTTTGGTGATCATGTCAATGATTATCAATAAGATGAGGAAGTTACCCGGCATACGTAAAGTGGTGTTGATAGAGGAATGCTGGAAAGCTATTGCTAAAGAGGGAATGGCAGAATACATTAGGTATTTGTACAAGACGATGCGTAAGTTTTACGGTGAACCGATCGTTGTAACTCAGGAGGTCGAAGATATTATCAGCAGTCCCGTTGTCAAACAAGCGATCATTAACAATAGTGATTGCAAAATATTGCTTGATCAAAGTAAATATCAGAACAAGTTCGATGCCATACAGGAACTGTTAGGATTGACTGAAAAAGAAAAGGCGATGATCCTATCTATGAACAAGTCGAATGATCCGCGTCGTAAATATAAAGAGGTATTTATATCGTTGGGCCAATATGCTAAGGTCTATCGTACCGAGGTAAGTTTGGAAGAATATCTGGCCTACACGACCGAGGAAAGCGAAAAGGTCAAAGTACATCAATATGCGGCCAAATACGGCAGCATTCAAAAAGGAATTGCTATGCTGGCAATGGATATGAGAACTAAAAACTAA
- a CDS encoding conjugal transfer protein TraI, which produces MVILPLSAVTVFVALPKGADAQIVVGQVISETVGRVIRAIDLQVQRMQNQTIWLQNAQKALENQLSKLKLNEISDWSQKQKDLYSNYYNELWEVKSVIAYYERIKDMTEKQASLVSQYEHAWGLLKTDKHFSADELNYMQSVYSGILQESVKNLDEILVVINSFKTQMTDAKRLELVNKAGDRIDSNCSDLKRFSNQNYILSLQRAKDENEVTTLKRYYGID; this is translated from the coding sequence ATGGTCATACTCCCTTTGTCGGCGGTCACGGTTTTTGTGGCCTTGCCGAAAGGAGCTGATGCACAGATCGTGGTCGGGCAGGTAATCAGCGAGACGGTAGGTCGGGTGATCCGGGCCATCGACCTGCAAGTACAGCGCATGCAGAACCAAACGATCTGGCTTCAGAACGCGCAAAAGGCGCTCGAAAATCAATTATCTAAACTAAAGCTAAATGAGATCAGCGACTGGTCACAAAAGCAAAAAGACTTATACAGCAACTATTACAATGAACTTTGGGAAGTCAAATCCGTGATCGCTTATTACGAGCGTATCAAGGACATGACCGAAAAGCAAGCCAGCCTGGTCAGCCAGTATGAGCACGCTTGGGGCCTGCTTAAAACGGACAAACACTTTTCTGCTGATGAACTCAATTACATGCAATCTGTCTACTCCGGCATCTTACAGGAAAGCGTCAAAAATCTGGACGAGATCTTAGTGGTTATCAATTCCTTTAAAACGCAGATGACCGATGCGAAAAGGCTGGAATTGGTAAACAAAGCAGGCGACCGTATCGATAGCAATTGCAGCGATCTGAAACGGTTCAGCAACCAAAATTACATTCTTAGTCTGCAAAGGGCTAAGGATGAAAACGAAGTGACCACTTTAAAACGCTACTATGGGATCGACTAA
- a CDS encoding TerB family tellurite resistance protein produces MESIKKIWIGACFLVILTLSFERSQAQISTGQDMQQLLLDIEKLTQFKTILSDMEQGYTILTQGYQQVKDLSQGNFNLHSVFLDALLQVNPEVAKYARVADIIADEVNILSEYKKAYSRFQNSGVFNADELGYLANVYAKLTSAALNDVNDLATVITASKLRMSDDERLSAIDRIYASSSDKLTFLRTFNRKTSVLVLQRQQEQNEVNNLKSLYP; encoded by the coding sequence ATGGAATCAATTAAAAAAATTTGGATTGGCGCATGCTTTTTGGTGATCTTAACCTTAAGCTTCGAGCGTTCGCAAGCCCAGATATCTACCGGGCAGGATATGCAGCAATTATTATTGGATATCGAAAAGTTAACGCAGTTCAAAACCATCCTTTCAGACATGGAACAAGGCTATACCATTCTGACGCAGGGTTATCAGCAGGTAAAGGATCTATCCCAAGGCAACTTCAACCTGCATTCGGTTTTCCTCGATGCACTATTACAAGTCAATCCCGAAGTGGCCAAATATGCACGGGTCGCAGATATCATAGCTGATGAGGTTAACATTCTTTCGGAATACAAAAAAGCCTACAGCCGGTTCCAAAACAGCGGCGTGTTCAACGCCGACGAATTAGGTTATCTGGCTAACGTATATGCGAAATTGACGAGCGCGGCACTGAATGATGTGAACGACTTAGCTACGGTCATTACCGCATCCAAATTACGCATGAGTGATGACGAAAGATTGTCGGCCATTGACCGCATTTATGCTTCAAGCAGTGATAAACTCACCTTTCTGCGAACGTTCAACCGGAAAACGAGCGTATTGGTGCTGCAACGACAGCAGGAACAAAACGAGGTAAACAACTTAAAGTCCCTGTACCCATGA
- the traJ gene encoding conjugative transposon protein TraJ, producing MKKYLFTGSVLLIVSGITTRVQAQDITSSLKGMQPVLNNVYDQMIPMCSNLIDAARGIAGFAALWYIASRVWRQIAQAEPLDFYPLLRPFTLGMAIMLFPMVISLMNGIMQPIVSATGSMVNNSDNSIALLLKQKEDAIKHSSSYQMYVGDDGEGNRAEWYKYTHPGETDKDEGTFESIGNDIKFWMDKQAYNFKNNIKQWMSEILQVLYAAAILCINTIRTFYLIVLAILGPLVFGFAVFDGLHHSLQQWIARYINVFLWLPIANIFGSIIGQVQLQMIKLDISQIQSSGDTFFSSTDTAYLIFLCIGIVGYFSVPSVANYVIHAHGQNGFLSKVTQVSTTVATNTMATASSAGTALGDRMERGAANIINAPGNIMEGYRSAGNEHQKDRLSGKQT from the coding sequence ATGAAAAAGTATCTTTTTACAGGCTCCGTCCTGCTGATAGTCAGCGGGATAACGACGAGGGTTCAGGCGCAGGATATTACCAGCAGTCTGAAAGGTATGCAGCCGGTATTGAACAACGTTTACGATCAGATGATACCCATGTGCAGCAACCTGATCGACGCGGCACGGGGTATTGCAGGATTTGCCGCATTGTGGTATATCGCGTCCCGCGTTTGGCGGCAGATCGCACAGGCGGAACCGTTAGACTTTTATCCATTGTTGCGCCCGTTTACTTTAGGTATGGCTATCATGCTGTTTCCGATGGTCATATCGCTGATGAACGGCATCATGCAACCCATTGTTTCAGCCACCGGCTCAATGGTCAATAATTCAGATAATAGCATCGCTTTATTGCTAAAGCAAAAGGAAGATGCGATTAAGCACAGCAGTTCTTATCAGATGTATGTTGGCGACGATGGCGAGGGCAACAGGGCCGAGTGGTATAAATACACGCATCCGGGCGAGACGGACAAGGATGAGGGCACTTTTGAATCTATCGGCAATGATATTAAGTTCTGGATGGACAAGCAAGCCTACAATTTCAAGAACAATATCAAGCAATGGATGAGTGAGATTTTGCAGGTATTGTATGCGGCTGCCATTCTTTGTATCAATACCATACGCACATTTTATCTCATTGTGCTGGCGATTTTGGGGCCGCTCGTATTCGGGTTTGCCGTGTTCGACGGTCTGCATCACAGTTTGCAACAATGGATAGCGCGGTATATCAATGTGTTTTTGTGGCTGCCTATCGCCAATATTTTTGGCAGCATCATCGGGCAGGTTCAACTGCAAATGATCAAGCTGGATATTTCGCAGATACAAAGCTCCGGCGATACCTTTTTCTCGTCTACGGATACCGCTTATTTGATATTTCTCTGTATCGGCATCGTCGGCTATTTCTCGGTGCCAAGCGTGGCGAACTATGTTATCCATGCCCACGGTCAGAATGGCTTCCTTAGTAAAGTGACCCAAGTCAGCACAACTGTAGCGACCAATACGATGGCGACCGCTTCGTCAGCCGGTACGGCTTTGGGTGACCGCATGGAGCGAGGCGCGGCCAATATCATCAATGCGCCGGGGAACATTATGGAGGGTTATCGCAGTGCAGGTAATGAACATCAAAAAGACAGGCTCTCCGGCAAGCAAACTTAA
- the traK gene encoding conjugative transposon protein TraK → MFQQFKNIDTAFRHIKLFSYLLIAACVAMTCFAIFKSYQSSDNFKNHIYVLANGKALEAIASDRKDNIPVECHDHVKVFHEDFFNLDPDDKQIQISINKALYLADGSAKTAYDNLKESGYYNNLISGNISQQITVDSIRLDMNQYPYGFTCYATEKLVRSTSTTTRSLVTQGFLRNVSRSDNNPHGFLIERWETLENKDEQVKNTQP, encoded by the coding sequence ATGTTCCAGCAATTTAAAAATATTGATACCGCTTTTAGGCATATCAAGTTGTTCAGCTACCTGCTCATTGCAGCCTGTGTCGCCATGACCTGTTTTGCCATATTCAAGAGCTATCAAAGTTCAGACAACTTCAAAAATCATATTTATGTTTTGGCCAACGGTAAAGCATTAGAGGCTATCGCATCGGACAGGAAAGACAACATCCCGGTTGAATGCCATGATCACGTCAAGGTGTTTCATGAGGACTTCTTTAACCTTGACCCTGACGATAAGCAGATACAGATCAGCATCAATAAGGCATTATACCTGGCTGATGGCAGTGCGAAAACTGCTTATGATAACTTGAAAGAATCGGGTTATTATAACAACCTGATCTCGGGGAATATCAGTCAGCAGATCACGGTAGATAGTATAAGATTGGATATGAACCAATACCCGTATGGTTTTACCTGCTATGCGACCGAAAAGTTAGTAAGAAGCACGTCAACAACCACCAGAAGTTTGGTAACCCAAGGTTTCTTACGCAACGTCAGCCGTAGCGATAATAATCCCCATGGCTTTCTGATCGAGCGTTGGGAGACACTGGAAAATAAGGACGAACAAGTTAAGAACACGCAGCCATGA
- the traM gene encoding conjugative transposon protein TraM has translation MTPQEERKRKLWLFLPLLVLPFLALGFYALGGGKGTTADHSAATAKGINTDLPGAKLQADKSTDKLSLMDRAKRDSASERSHSAAGAFAALGWDTSRFSSTATTAKTASNNEAQIKDRLVQINKQINQPVPINKIPANDYNANTKSADLERLERLLKQKQQANEPDAQMQQLSGMLDKIMQIQNPSLAKSKDKKPENVKPDSAFKAIPAIIDGNQKVPPGGVVKLRLKDSITINGIHYLKGQELSGQCAVTNQRLLLDIKNIRLGTTIVPVNLSVFSLDGLQGINAPEAELAGAAGDGANGALENMQFLSADYSLTTQAATAGISAAKSLLGKKVKKIKVKLKGGETVLLRNNQDKH, from the coding sequence ATGACACCACAAGAAGAAAGAAAAAGGAAATTATGGTTGTTCCTGCCGCTTTTGGTGCTGCCGTTCCTCGCTTTAGGTTTCTATGCATTGGGCGGCGGCAAAGGTACAACTGCCGACCACTCGGCAGCAACTGCTAAAGGTATCAATACGGATTTACCGGGTGCGAAACTGCAAGCAGATAAGTCAACGGATAAATTGAGCCTGATGGACAGGGCCAAACGGGACAGTGCCTCGGAACGGTCACATTCCGCAGCCGGGGCGTTCGCGGCATTGGGTTGGGACACGAGCCGGTTCAGTTCAACTGCTACAACTGCAAAAACGGCATCAAACAATGAGGCACAGATTAAAGACCGTTTAGTGCAGATCAACAAGCAGATCAATCAGCCGGTGCCCATCAACAAAATACCAGCCAACGATTATAACGCAAATACCAAATCCGCTGACCTCGAAAGATTGGAAAGGCTTTTAAAACAAAAGCAGCAGGCTAATGAGCCCGACGCGCAGATGCAGCAACTTAGCGGCATGCTGGATAAAATCATGCAGATACAAAACCCATCGTTGGCCAAATCAAAGGACAAGAAGCCGGAGAACGTCAAACCGGACAGTGCCTTTAAAGCGATCCCTGCCATCATCGATGGTAACCAAAAAGTACCGCCCGGAGGCGTTGTCAAATTGCGATTGAAAGACAGTATTACCATCAATGGTATACATTATCTGAAAGGACAGGAACTGTCAGGCCAGTGCGCAGTGACCAACCAGCGGCTGTTGCTCGATATCAAAAATATCCGTCTTGGTACTACCATCGTCCCGGTAAATCTGTCCGTCTTTTCACTCGATGGCCTACAGGGCATCAACGCGCCTGAAGCGGAACTGGCTGGTGCTGCCGGAGATGGCGCAAATGGCGCACTCGAAAATATGCAATTCCTTTCCGCCGACTACAGCCTGACGACACAGGCGGCAACAGCGGGAATTTCTGCCGCCAAAAGTTTGCTCGGCAAAAAGGTGAAAAAAATTAAGGTGAAGTTGAAAGGCGGTGAAACCGTCCTGCTTCGAAATAATCAGGATAAACATTAG
- a CDS encoding histone H1, whose translation MEKIAKLKELVASAETDATKFYERGNSAAGTRLRKTLQEIKVAAQDIRQDVTNKKKS comes from the coding sequence ATGGAAAAGATCGCAAAATTGAAAGAATTGGTAGCTTCAGCCGAAACCGATGCCACCAAGTTCTATGAAAGAGGTAACAGTGCTGCCGGAACGAGGTTACGCAAAACTTTACAGGAGATCAAGGTTGCCGCACAAGACATTCGTCAGGATGTAACAAACAAGAAAAAATCGTAA
- a CDS encoding DUF932 domain-containing protein, whose protein sequence is MTALNNNIVKPKVWQMIGKSISPNATSAEAIQEAGLDFEVVKSSNIHPLPSGINMISDNSYFTFRTDTEAILGDKIGSDYTVVQNTQAFDFFDNIAGGKNQIKYETAGALGYGETIFVTAKLPGHIRVGRDDLIDNYLFLTSTHNGTGCIIIAFTPVRIWCSNTLNAALRNCTNAVYIRHTASAEEKLKSAHKMLGLTDQLTVELEAIFNRWARVRITDPQVKKLIQLAMIPNKETYQKLKAGREDELSSHYNNMVSSVFDYAMTANSQQEHTTKGTLFGAYNSITGYFQNVRNFRDEENKFKSIMYGTGLQRGQTAFDLCTDFAKSGNEALILN, encoded by the coding sequence ATGACAGCTTTAAATAATAATATCGTTAAGCCAAAAGTTTGGCAGATGATAGGGAAATCCATTTCCCCCAATGCGACCAGCGCCGAAGCGATACAGGAAGCAGGCTTAGACTTCGAGGTCGTAAAAAGTTCTAATATCCACCCTTTGCCAAGTGGCATCAATATGATTTCGGATAACAGTTATTTTACCTTCCGTACTGATACCGAGGCCATTTTGGGAGATAAAATAGGCAGTGATTATACGGTCGTACAGAATACGCAGGCGTTTGATTTTTTCGACAATATTGCAGGGGGCAAAAATCAGATCAAGTACGAAACAGCCGGGGCATTAGGTTACGGCGAAACGATATTTGTAACTGCCAAATTACCCGGACATATACGTGTCGGCAGGGACGATCTAATCGACAATTATTTATTCCTGACATCTACCCACAACGGTACAGGCTGTATAATTATCGCATTTACACCCGTGCGTATTTGGTGCTCCAATACATTAAATGCTGCTTTACGCAATTGCACGAATGCCGTTTATATCAGACATACAGCCAGTGCCGAGGAAAAGCTAAAGAGCGCACACAAAATGTTAGGGCTTACCGACCAACTGACCGTTGAACTGGAGGCCATTTTTAACCGATGGGCAAGGGTAAGGATAACCGACCCACAGGTGAAAAAGTTGATACAGTTAGCCATGATACCAAACAAGGAAACCTACCAAAAGCTAAAAGCAGGACGGGAAGATGAACTGTCAAGCCATTATAACAACATGGTGAGCAGTGTTTTTGACTATGCCATGACCGCAAACAGCCAACAGGAACACACCACCAAAGGTACTTTGTTTGGGGCTTACAACAGTATCACGGGATATTTTCAGAACGTCCGAAATTTCAGGGACGAAGAAAACAAGTTTAAAAGCATCATGTACGGCACAGGTCTGCAAAGGGGACAAACCGCTTTTGACCTTTGTACAGATTTTGCCAAAAGCGGCAACGAAGCCCTGATACTTAACTAA
- a CDS encoding DUF4238 domain-containing protein: MSKTKHQHFIPRSYLKNFAQNDNDKLFVEAKLKAELTPKKDLISIKDICVNKNIYTLPLKEGDNKYALEEYYAKEIDEVYPEVYGWLTNPEMVKIDPEQRGKIIMTTMSLFFRTPKFLNAGQRTNNIVLDYAVRNCQDKNGNVKLKFKEYDLNFHITQLEEVRDQLKIDNKIKFLQGHLADWHEFRKFKLFAAICVYKIYDNIDLITSDNPVFMHSVKGNPFQLFDPTNIISLPLDNKHYLTIFPNTEESMIDTIHRGDRDKWFALTTNLQIEKSAEDWILGKPGTVTAHLADQIKHNELTPENIKAVEMIKKRANDQMELVSLMEKNGPYHQIVVDKLNELLKDEVHRSDPEILKTGHQLAKYGCKVNLP, translated from the coding sequence ATGAGTAAAACCAAGCATCAACATTTTATTCCACGTTCATATTTGAAGAATTTCGCACAAAACGATAATGATAAGCTTTTTGTGGAAGCGAAATTAAAGGCAGAACTCACTCCTAAAAAAGACCTAATCAGCATAAAAGATATTTGCGTCAATAAAAATATATATACGCTACCTCTTAAAGAGGGGGATAACAAATATGCCCTGGAAGAATACTATGCTAAGGAAATTGATGAGGTATACCCTGAAGTTTATGGCTGGCTGACTAATCCCGAAATGGTCAAAATAGACCCGGAGCAGCGTGGTAAAATCATTATGACAACCATGAGCCTTTTTTTTAGAACGCCTAAGTTCCTTAATGCCGGTCAACGGACTAACAATATTGTCTTAGATTACGCAGTTAGAAACTGTCAAGACAAGAACGGCAATGTAAAGTTAAAGTTTAAAGAATATGATCTGAATTTCCATATTACGCAGCTTGAGGAAGTAAGAGATCAGTTAAAGATCGATAATAAAATAAAATTTCTTCAAGGTCATTTAGCTGATTGGCATGAGTTCAGAAAATTTAAGCTATTTGCCGCTATTTGCGTTTACAAAATTTACGACAATATCGATTTGATTACCTCTGATAATCCCGTGTTTATGCATAGCGTAAAAGGGAACCCATTTCAACTTTTTGACCCTACTAATATAATCTCATTGCCGTTGGACAATAAACATTACCTTACGATATTTCCCAATACAGAAGAATCGATGATTGATACAATTCATCGCGGCGACAGGGATAAGTGGTTTGCGTTGACAACTAATTTGCAAATCGAAAAAAGTGCTGAAGATTGGATTTTAGGAAAGCCAGGTACTGTAACCGCCCACCTTGCAGACCAAATCAAACACAACGAATTGACACCGGAGAATATTAAGGCGGTTGAAATGATCAAAAAGAGAGCTAACGATCAAATGGAATTGGTTAGCCTTATGGAAAAAAATGGGCCGTATCACCAAATTGTGGTTGACAAATTGAATGAACTTTTAAAGGATGAAGTTCACAGGAGCGATCCGGAGATTTTAAAGACTGGGCATCAACTTGCTAAATATGGATGTAAAGTGAATCTGCCATGA
- a CDS encoding HAD-IIB family hydrolase: MKKLIIFDLDGTLAESKAALDKEMAVLLTDLLKVAKVAIISGGDWPQFKKQVLSNLPDKKSLKNLSILPTCGTKYYQYKKSGWKKLYSEDFTDKEKQEVITKLHGAVEASGVKVKRTWGEQIEDRGSQITFSALGQHAPLDEKKKWDPKFNKRKKIKVLLDKSLTGFSVQIGGATSIDITKPGIDKAYGIHKLQHTLEIRIKQMIFIGDALFEGGNDHPARTTGADCIQVNLWFVIDKWVFIKPTVC, translated from the coding sequence ATGAAAAAACTGATCATATTTGATTTGGATGGTACCCTTGCCGAAAGTAAGGCTGCCCTTGATAAAGAGATGGCTGTGCTTTTAACGGACTTGCTTAAAGTTGCAAAAGTGGCCATCATATCCGGCGGTGATTGGCCACAGTTTAAAAAACAAGTGTTATCAAACCTACCGGATAAGAAATCGCTTAAAAACTTATCCATATTGCCAACCTGTGGTACTAAATACTATCAGTACAAAAAATCGGGCTGGAAAAAATTATATTCCGAAGATTTTACAGATAAAGAAAAACAGGAGGTCATTACTAAACTACATGGGGCGGTGGAAGCATCAGGCGTCAAGGTAAAAAGAACCTGGGGCGAACAAATAGAAGACCGCGGCAGCCAGATCACCTTTTCGGCATTAGGCCAACATGCCCCGCTTGATGAAAAGAAAAAGTGGGACCCTAAATTTAATAAACGTAAAAAGATCAAAGTACTGCTTGATAAATCGCTTACCGGTTTTTCGGTACAAATAGGAGGGGCTACTTCTATTGATATTACAAAACCCGGTATTGACAAGGCCTATGGCATTCATAAGCTGCAACACACTTTGGAGATCAGGATCAAGCAAATGATATTTATTGGTGATGCTCTGTTTGAAGGAGGCAACGATCACCCGGCGCGCACAACCGGAGCTGATTGTATCCAGGTTAACCTTTGGTTTGTAATTGACAAATGGGTCTTTATCAAACCAACCGTTTGCTAA